Proteins encoded together in one Bacteroidota bacterium window:
- a CDS encoding gliding motility-associated C-terminal domain-containing protein: protein MKLKLHILFVLAALLFSVQKVHACHGLPLVNLTFTIPSDSTSVTISGESDAATNGCNDNGGYSMQVQLVCAGISFTGAVTHTSGNIFKPDAIQMPYPDLVIDFSSLCPGTVYKLQVREYISEGTSSEGPWSATFTFKTPGVQPPLFLNVTANPANICPGQYSILTASGSGGCGNFTYQWNSGLGSGPVKSVNPIITTTYRAEVTDLCTGTIIAKDVVVTVGGAAIAGTASTATPIICSGNSATINLAGNNGTTIQWQTSINGGSTWTNSTGDTLSSFVTGPLNATTWFRARVTFCGNTANSNSVLIVVYQTPTVTVFQDTTICAGGTAQLQANPSSTGGTYLWSNGAVTQSISVSPATSTTYSVVYTLQNCPSQPASATVAVNYAPTVTLNDYFICPGENATIMANVSDPGGTYAWSTGETTATITVSPDSTKNYFLIYTFDGCPSLADTSTVTVKPVPTISVNDITICEGFSGTLNAVTNLAGGSYEWSPNGQISSSISVNPLSSELYSVVYTLNGCSNNDTALVTVIQQPEISLSDTSLCSGSSVLLVPVVSAAGGTYNWSTGASSSTLLVSPLADSTFSLFYSFSGCISEMASALVLVKPTPVLTVNNDTICLGDSATLYANSSLIGGTFLWTPGNFTTDFITVSPDNTTEYTVSQTVNNCTSSAIGTVKVNTIPGISAGPDVSICNGASAILTASGADTYLWFPGGETTQSITVSPLDTSEFIVTGFINGCAGRDSIIVNVASPLVILATSSHSTCFNSNNGTIEVIASGSLPPYTYSWNSGQYTQAQEDSISAGSYTVIVSDFLNCSDSATVVVDQPALLSASAAQINVSCNGGNTGEATVNNVNGGTLPYLYSWNGAAPQSNNVLTGIGAGNHSVIITDANGCSALINYVITQPDQVSFTPSSNPTICQGQSTVLSVNTAGGTPGYEFNWNNNGFVTGSSYTVSPVVTTSYSVIIRDSRNCTSAIHNFIVSVANPLNVTITPSTSSICLGESTTLTANPSGGNITGYTFLWTPGNFTSQSISVSPSDTLIYQVELNDGCTNQSDLAQAVVNVKPLPTVGFSTDINGVCPVACIKFIDNSTSGNSAINSWTWNIGTGQIQNQQNFTFCYENSGSYDISLLVTNDLGCSAQLTMPGFITIHPKPKASFIANKYVANSDNPLIVFTDNSFGSTNWAWNFGDGNIQTGLQNPSNIYSEIGEFPVTLIITNDFGCTDSVTDYITIIQAMGVYIPNAFTPDGDGANDIFIAQGIGIEEDKFEMNIFNRWGEMIFTSTDLHKGWDGIGKHGKQAISGVYVYKITLKTNTGEILTYKGHVTLIR from the coding sequence ATGAAATTAAAATTACATATACTTTTTGTTTTGGCCGCCCTTCTTTTTTCGGTACAAAAGGTACATGCCTGTCATGGATTGCCACTAGTAAATTTGACTTTCACCATACCCTCAGATTCAACATCAGTTACCATTTCAGGAGAATCAGATGCAGCAACAAACGGATGTAATGACAACGGAGGTTATTCCATGCAAGTGCAGCTTGTTTGTGCAGGAATTTCTTTTACGGGTGCTGTAACGCATACCTCTGGTAATATTTTTAAACCCGATGCAATCCAAATGCCTTATCCGGATTTAGTTATAGACTTTTCATCTTTATGTCCGGGAACAGTATATAAATTACAAGTAAGGGAATATATTTCAGAGGGAACATCCTCTGAGGGTCCATGGTCGGCGACTTTCACCTTTAAAACCCCTGGGGTACAACCTCCTTTATTTTTGAATGTTACTGCCAATCCTGCAAATATTTGTCCCGGGCAATATTCAATTCTTACAGCAAGTGGCTCTGGAGGATGTGGAAATTTTACTTATCAATGGAACAGTGGGCTTGGATCAGGCCCTGTTAAATCAGTAAATCCAATTATAACCACTACTTACAGGGCCGAGGTTACAGATTTATGTACAGGAACAATAATAGCAAAGGATGTTGTTGTTACTGTTGGTGGTGCTGCAATTGCAGGCACCGCAAGCACAGCTACGCCCATAATTTGTTCCGGAAATTCTGCCACAATAAATTTAGCAGGTAACAATGGAACAACTATTCAGTGGCAAACTTCAATAAATGGTGGTTCAACATGGACAAATTCTACCGGAGACACGCTTTCATCGTTTGTTACAGGTCCTCTAAACGCTACAACCTGGTTTAGGGCCAGAGTTACATTTTGCGGTAATACAGCAAATTCAAATTCTGTTTTAATTGTTGTTTATCAAACTCCTACTGTTACAGTATTTCAAGACACTACCATTTGTGCAGGAGGAACAGCCCAACTCCAAGCCAATCCTAGTTCAACAGGGGGTACTTATTTATGGTCTAATGGCGCGGTAACCCAGAGCATTTCAGTATCACCAGCAACAAGTACAACATACTCTGTTGTATACACGCTGCAAAATTGCCCAAGTCAACCTGCATCGGCTACGGTAGCTGTTAATTATGCCCCTACTGTAACTTTAAACGACTATTTCATTTGCCCGGGTGAAAACGCAACCATTATGGCAAACGTATCTGATCCAGGCGGTACCTATGCATGGTCAACAGGTGAAACCACAGCCACAATTACTGTTAGTCCTGATTCTACAAAAAATTATTTTCTTATTTATACTTTTGATGGTTGCCCTTCCCTAGCTGACACTTCTACTGTTACTGTTAAGCCAGTTCCCACTATTTCAGTGAATGACATTACTATTTGTGAAGGTTTTTCGGGAACCCTCAATGCAGTTACTAATCTTGCTGGAGGCAGCTATGAATGGTCACCGAACGGGCAGATCAGTTCTAGTATTTCCGTTAACCCACTCAGTTCAGAACTATATTCTGTAGTTTATACTTTAAATGGATGTTCAAATAATGATACTGCTCTTGTAACAGTAATTCAACAACCTGAGATTTCCTTAAGTGATACATCACTATGCTCTGGATCATCTGTCCTGTTGGTTCCTGTTGTTTCCGCTGCTGGTGGAACATATAACTGGAGTACCGGTGCTAGCTCCTCTACCCTTTTGGTAAGTCCTTTGGCAGATTCAACCTTTAGCCTTTTTTATTCCTTTTCAGGATGTATAAGTGAAATGGCAAGCGCATTGGTTTTAGTTAAGCCTACTCCTGTATTAACTGTTAACAATGATACAATATGTTTAGGAGATTCTGCAACCTTATATGCCAATTCATCCTTAATAGGAGGAACCTTTTTATGGACACCTGGTAATTTCACAACCGATTTCATTACCGTTTCTCCTGACAATACAACAGAATATACTGTTTCACAAACTGTAAATAACTGTACCAGCTCAGCTATTGGAACTGTTAAGGTCAACACTATTCCAGGCATTAGTGCAGGACCTGATGTTTCCATTTGTAACGGAGCTTCTGCGATACTAACAGCTAGTGGCGCGGATACATACCTTTGGTTTCCCGGAGGTGAAACAACACAATCAATCACAGTTTCACCTTTGGATACATCAGAATTTATAGTTACTGGTTTTATAAACGGTTGTGCAGGAAGAGACAGCATAATAGTTAATGTTGCTTCTCCATTGGTTATTTTAGCCACATCATCCCATTCTACTTGTTTTAATTCTAATAATGGTACAATTGAGGTAATTGCATCTGGCAGTTTGCCTCCCTATACTTACAGTTGGAATTCTGGACAATATACACAGGCTCAGGAAGACTCCATAAGTGCTGGTTCTTATACAGTAATTGTAAGCGATTTTTTAAATTGTTCTGATAGTGCAACAGTTGTTGTTGATCAACCTGCTTTATTATCTGCTTCAGCAGCCCAAATTAATGTTAGTTGTAATGGTGGAAATACTGGAGAAGCCACTGTTAATAATGTAAATGGAGGAACTCTACCCTATTTATATTCCTGGAATGGTGCAGCCCCACAGTCTAATAATGTTTTAACTGGAATTGGTGCAGGGAACCATTCCGTTATTATTACAGATGCCAATGGTTGTTCAGCTTTAATCAATTATGTAATTACCCAGCCTGATCAGGTTAGCTTCACTCCTTCATCAAATCCTACCATTTGTCAAGGACAATCTACTGTATTAAGTGTAAATACTGCTGGAGGAACCCCCGGCTATGAATTTAACTGGAATAACAATGGTTTTGTAACAGGTAGCTCATATACTGTATCGCCTGTTGTTACTACTTCATATTCAGTTATTATTCGCGATAGCAGAAATTGCACATCAGCAATTCATAACTTTATTGTGTCTGTGGCAAATCCTTTAAATGTTACCATCACTCCTTCAACCAGTTCAATATGTTTGGGTGAAAGCACAACATTAACAGCTAATCCAAGTGGTGGCAACATTACTGGTTACACCTTTTTATGGACTCCAGGCAATTTCACTTCTCAATCTATATCCGTTTCACCATCCGATACCCTGATTTATCAAGTTGAGCTTAATGATGGATGTACAAATCAGTCAGATTTAGCACAAGCAGTTGTAAATGTAAAACCTTTACCAACTGTGGGTTTCTCTACAGATATAAATGGAGTATGCCCTGTAGCTTGTATCAAATTTATTGATAATTCAACATCTGGTAATTCTGCTATTAACAGTTGGACATGGAATATAGGAACAGGACAAATACAAAACCAACAAAATTTCACTTTTTGTTATGAAAATTCAGGTTCCTATGATATTAGTCTTTTAGTAACGAATGATCTTGGATGTAGCGCACAGTTAACAATGCCAGGGTTTATAACTATACATCCGAAGCCTAAGGCTAGTTTTATTGCAAATAAATATGTTGCAAATTCTGATAATCCTTTAATTGTTTTTACAGATAATTCTTTCGGTTCCACAAACTGGGCCTGGAATTTTGGTGATGGAAATATACAAACAGGTTTGCAGAATCCTTCAAACATATACAGTGAAATTGGTGAATTTCCTGTTACTCTAATTATAACCAATGATTTCGGCTGCACGGATAGCGTTACTGATTATATTACAATTATTCAGGCAATGGGTGTATATATTCCGAATGCTTTTACACCTGATGGAGATGGAGCAAATGATATTTTCATTGCTCAGGGAATTGGTATCGAAGAAGATAAATTCGAAATGAATATTTTTAACCGTTGGGGTGAAATGATATTTACATCAACAGATTTACACAAAGGATGGGATGGCATAGGCAAACACGGCAAACAGGCTATATCAGGTGTATATGTTTATAAAATAACATTAAAAACGAATACAGGCGAAATTCTAACCTATAAAGGGCATGTTACCTTGATTAGATAA
- a CDS encoding SBBP repeat-containing protein, protein MKKLLSFIWIITLSTSLLAQAEVRGQRMSGFIENKGQLQDNSKTRFYTTIPGGKIFFLDNAISFVATNSEKIESKTFSENKLSPSYSIQRLDLLPLEFSGNTIELVPADIIYPVNFNLNGKTYHSAVYKTLIYKNVETGSELVLQIQTDNGLRIEYHNNSTINGISEFILMGSKDLIVNGNQVSSSTTAGDINFYFSNKIFNASSLKKTDPQTYNFSLSTNDRSSSVIWASFVGGSDSDELHGIDSFENNIVVTGFSASANFPITQGVIQQTKKANYDAVITKFSSSGTILWSTYYGGSSIDFAYKTKFDSQGNILVAGYSNSTDLYISANAWQNTIAGSYDSFILKLNPMGEFIWSTYFGGSGADAALTMDVDHFDNIVIAGFTTSVNLPLTANSAQNSLAGARDAFVAKFSSEGNLLYSTYFGGTASEDVHIVTFDKAGNILITGDTYSNDFPVTIGAFQTYNAGSADAYLTKFNTAGSVEWSTYFGGSSYEDPAGMTSDEDLNVYLSGVTQSNDFHIAGNSFQTTKQGTEAGFISKFNSNGNLVWSTYFDGNNNDRILEMKFHSGKYLFACGFSNSQTLPASSNATQINNGGGTDSFICVFDTAGNFYYSSYFGGNQDDKSMDIVINDNNEVFITGYTYSSDLPVSSNAFQTTYIMDGDAFIAGFNAMQWVNFNENPVNVVFYSKPGATDIKIYPNPCSDYINLNYSGLNPVTYEIIDNLGKVIVTGLTNSEITRINITFLLEGKYILRLKTKEQKIPFSASFIKYL, encoded by the coding sequence ATGAAAAAATTGCTTTCATTTATTTGGATTATTACTTTATCAACCTCTCTTTTAGCCCAAGCTGAAGTAAGGGGTCAAAGGATGTCTGGGTTTATAGAAAACAAAGGTCAATTGCAAGACAATAGCAAAACAAGGTTTTATACAACTATTCCTGGCGGTAAAATATTTTTCCTTGATAATGCTATTAGCTTTGTTGCAACTAATAGTGAGAAAATAGAAAGTAAAACATTTAGTGAAAATAAATTATCCCCTTCCTACTCTATTCAAAGGCTTGATCTTTTACCCCTGGAATTTTCAGGGAATACAATAGAACTTGTGCCAGCTGACATAATTTATCCAGTAAACTTTAATTTGAATGGTAAAACATATCATTCAGCAGTTTATAAAACATTAATTTATAAAAATGTTGAAACAGGTTCAGAACTTGTTTTACAAATACAAACGGATAATGGATTGAGGATTGAATACCATAATAATTCTACAATTAATGGAATTTCGGAATTTATTCTAATGGGTTCAAAGGATTTAATTGTTAATGGAAACCAGGTAAGTTCAAGTACAACAGCTGGTGATATTAATTTTTATTTCAGTAATAAAATATTCAATGCCTCTTCTTTGAAAAAAACTGATCCCCAAACTTACAACTTTTCCCTATCTACTAATGATAGAAGTAGCTCTGTTATATGGGCTTCATTTGTTGGTGGGAGTGATTCGGATGAACTTCATGGAATAGATTCTTTTGAAAACAATATTGTTGTAACAGGATTTTCTGCAAGTGCGAATTTTCCAATTACCCAAGGAGTGATTCAGCAAACAAAAAAAGCTAATTATGATGCAGTAATAACAAAATTCAGTTCAAGCGGAACTATCCTTTGGTCTACTTATTATGGAGGATCATCCATTGATTTTGCATATAAAACAAAATTTGATTCACAAGGAAACATTCTGGTAGCAGGCTACTCCAACAGTACTGATTTATATATAAGTGCCAATGCATGGCAAAATACAATTGCAGGAAGTTATGATTCTTTTATACTTAAGTTGAATCCAATGGGTGAATTCATTTGGTCTACTTATTTTGGTGGATCTGGTGCAGATGCGGCATTAACAATGGATGTTGACCACTTTGATAACATTGTAATAGCAGGTTTTACCACAAGTGTTAATTTACCCTTAACAGCAAACAGTGCACAAAATTCATTAGCAGGGGCCCGAGATGCATTTGTAGCTAAGTTCAGTTCGGAAGGGAATTTGCTTTATTCAACCTATTTTGGAGGTACAGCTTCTGAAGATGTTCATATTGTTACATTTGATAAGGCTGGCAATATTTTAATCACCGGTGATACTTACAGCAATGATTTTCCTGTAACTATTGGAGCATTTCAAACTTACAATGCTGGTTCTGCTGATGCATACCTGACTAAATTTAATACAGCAGGATCCGTAGAATGGTCAACCTATTTTGGAGGTTCTTCCTATGAAGACCCTGCAGGTATGACCAGCGATGAAGATTTAAATGTGTACCTCTCAGGAGTAACCCAAAGCAATGATTTTCATATTGCAGGAAATTCTTTCCAAACTACTAAGCAGGGGACCGAAGCAGGTTTTATTTCCAAATTCAATTCAAATGGTAACCTGGTTTGGTCTACTTACTTTGATGGAAATAACAATGACAGGATTCTTGAAATGAAATTTCATTCTGGTAAATATTTATTTGCTTGCGGTTTTTCCAATAGCCAAACCCTTCCCGCTTCAAGCAATGCGACCCAAATAAATAATGGGGGTGGTACTGACTCATTTATATGTGTTTTTGATACTGCTGGAAATTTTTATTATTCCTCTTATTTCGGAGGAAATCAGGATGATAAATCCATGGATATTGTTATTAATGATAATAATGAAGTTTTCATTACAGGTTATACCTATAGTTCTGATTTACCAGTAAGCTCAAATGCATTCCAAACTACTTATATAATGGATGGAGATGCTTTTATTGCAGGATTTAATGCAATGCAATGGGTTAATTTCAACGAGAACCCTGTAAATGTTGTTTTTTATTCTAAACCTGGTGCCACTGATATTAAAATTTATCCCAATCCATGCAGTGATTACATTAATTTAAATTATTCAGGCTTAAATCCTGTTACTTATGAAATAATTGATAATTTAGGTAAAGTTATTGTTACAGGTTTAACCAATTCTGAGATTACACGTATAAATATTACCTTCCTTTTGGAGGGAAAGTATATATTGCGTTTGAAAACAAAAGAGCAGAAAATACCATTTTCAGCCTCTTTTATTAAATATTTATGA
- a CDS encoding gliding motility-associated C-terminal domain-containing protein, with amino-acid sequence MKRNLIFLMFFLFSVLQMAEKVNATHAMPIVNLTSSNTGTELIISGSSDGATCGPQAYYLQVEIICTMSGFQGVANYSSEPITKVNCIEAPYNPVVIPFSDLCPGTTYKWRVRERLTGNPVTAIGSWSATYYFTTPGTPPPPPVITAHGVDTNLLCGNSTTIYGLSTGGCGTITYKWEQETTVGTFISLGNGRVKTVSPSVTTNYIVTGRDTCTGFTGSQAITIYVAPSTSISSFTHCPGETIVFEPAVPKETIGPGSQYTFTDPVKRPIKDLRANTAEILVSGMFATTSKNYTVVGVCMKLTHTKTSDLQIKLHSPSGDILNLSMNNGGTGVNYTNTCFSDTAIRNITIGTAPFNGYFKPQGMGGFASIVGSAVNGTWTLEVIDDGPGNEGSIDNWSITLLDDALYPNSNYFWNYPNLMVDTTLGSPTIVTDTTISYLLTVQYLTCTYTHTFNVNVHPKVLSVDTAPPVCDGDATQLNANGGISYLWTPSSGLNQDNIANPLANPSTTTTYYVTMQDNIGCIKTDSVTVQVGNNPIASAGPDKQVCYGSGVQLNATGGTSYQWIDPDSFLNNSGIANPTAYPTTDTRFYVTVYNNEGCSSEAFVDVQVLASPVFTIEDRSVCMGSSVQLQASSAPNYSWIPSTGLSNITIGDPIASPTSTTTYEVTAVSATCPYTTTVTVTVNPLPNVDAGTDLSVCTNSSVILSATGGIAYSWTPTEGLSDANEQFPILSGETANPGIYTVTGIDANGCSASDGVNITLNQAPMVNAGDDIIICPGSSANLNAAVYNTSGAVNYLWSPSTTLNNATIASPDASPNSTTQYIVIVDNAVGCSETDTVLVIVQGSALNVTPNSIPASCWGGSDGSASVNVSGGTGGTYSYIWAPEGNTQSSINGLTAGLYIVTITDDNSKCHHKETVIINQPLRIKTLYSVQNTSCQINNGSINVLGVENGTAPYVYTVNNQVDIMNLYSGNNILTVLDAKGCQITDTVYIPNIGESVTAGFFPSAFTEKTPAEIFFSNTSINSTNWLWNFGTGEKSNQEHPSMTYENRGSYTVILVASNIDGCSDTISLEIVIEEPLDFIIPNVFTPNGDGKNDVFTIKGKGMSTFNGQIFNRWGKKIYEWENSMEGWNGKESENGVYFYVITFTDYLGEDFNYSGQLTLIR; translated from the coding sequence ATGAAAAGAAATCTTATTTTTTTGATGTTCTTTTTATTTTCAGTGCTTCAAATGGCAGAAAAAGTAAATGCAACCCATGCCATGCCAATTGTAAATTTAACCTCGAGTAATACGGGAACCGAACTTATTATAAGTGGAAGTTCCGATGGTGCCACTTGTGGCCCTCAGGCATATTATCTTCAGGTAGAGATTATATGTACTATGAGTGGTTTTCAGGGAGTAGCTAATTATTCTTCTGAACCTATTACAAAGGTTAATTGCATTGAAGCTCCATATAATCCGGTTGTAATACCTTTTTCTGATTTATGTCCAGGAACTACCTATAAATGGAGAGTAAGGGAAAGGCTAACGGGGAATCCTGTAACAGCGATAGGGTCCTGGTCGGCAACTTATTACTTCACCACCCCTGGTACACCTCCTCCTCCACCAGTAATAACTGCCCATGGTGTGGACACAAATCTGCTTTGCGGAAACTCTACTACAATTTACGGGCTTTCAACTGGAGGTTGTGGAACAATTACTTATAAATGGGAGCAAGAAACAACTGTTGGAACTTTTATTTCTTTAGGAAACGGAAGGGTGAAAACTGTGAGCCCTAGTGTAACTACCAATTACATTGTTACAGGACGGGATACTTGCACAGGATTTACAGGTTCGCAAGCCATTACAATTTATGTAGCTCCATCAACCTCAATAAGTTCTTTTACACATTGTCCCGGAGAAACTATTGTATTTGAACCCGCTGTACCAAAAGAAACAATTGGGCCAGGATCACAATATACTTTTACAGATCCAGTGAAACGTCCTATTAAAGATTTAAGGGCAAACACTGCTGAAATTTTAGTTTCAGGGATGTTTGCTACTACTTCGAAAAATTATACTGTTGTAGGAGTTTGTATGAAACTTACCCATACAAAAACTTCCGATCTTCAGATAAAACTGCATTCTCCAAGTGGCGACATTTTAAATTTAAGCATGAATAATGGTGGCACTGGCGTAAATTATACCAACACTTGTTTTAGTGATACTGCCATTAGGAATATAACTATTGGAACAGCTCCCTTTAACGGTTATTTCAAACCTCAGGGGATGGGTGGATTTGCCTCTATTGTTGGTTCTGCAGTAAATGGAACATGGACTCTTGAGGTTATTGATGATGGCCCAGGAAACGAGGGTTCAATTGATAATTGGAGCATTACCTTGCTTGATGATGCTTTGTATCCAAATAGTAATTATTTTTGGAATTATCCTAATCTCATGGTAGATACCACTTTAGGATCACCAACTATTGTTACAGATACAACCATAAGTTATTTGCTAACGGTTCAATATCTGACATGTACTTATACACATACTTTTAATGTTAATGTTCATCCAAAAGTACTTTCAGTAGATACTGCTCCTCCAGTATGTGATGGAGATGCTACCCAACTTAACGCAAATGGTGGAATAAGTTATTTGTGGACACCTTCATCCGGATTAAATCAGGATAATATTGCAAATCCTCTTGCTAATCCTTCCACAACCACAACTTATTATGTTACAATGCAAGATAATATCGGGTGTATAAAAACTGATTCAGTTACGGTACAAGTGGGGAATAATCCAATTGCTTCTGCAGGTCCTGATAAGCAGGTTTGTTATGGTTCTGGAGTACAACTCAATGCAACTGGCGGAACAAGTTATCAATGGATTGATCCGGATTCTTTTTTGAATAACTCAGGCATTGCCAATCCCACGGCTTACCCTACAACTGATACAAGATTTTATGTTACAGTTTACAATAACGAGGGTTGTTCATCAGAGGCATTTGTTGATGTTCAGGTTCTTGCCTCACCCGTTTTTACTATTGAGGATAGATCTGTTTGTATGGGTAGTTCAGTTCAACTCCAGGCAAGTTCTGCTCCTAATTATTCCTGGATTCCGAGTACTGGCCTTAGCAATATCACAATAGGAGATCCTATTGCATCTCCAACAAGCACAACAACCTATGAAGTTACCGCTGTTTCAGCAACTTGTCCCTATACAACCACTGTTACGGTTACCGTAAACCCTTTGCCTAATGTGGATGCGGGAACTGACCTTAGTGTTTGTACAAACAGTTCCGTTATTCTTTCAGCCACAGGTGGTATAGCTTATTCCTGGACTCCTACAGAGGGACTTTCAGATGCAAATGAACAATTTCCAATATTATCAGGAGAAACAGCAAACCCTGGTATATATACTGTTACTGGTATTGATGCGAATGGATGCTCTGCCTCTGATGGTGTTAATATAACCTTAAACCAAGCTCCAATGGTTAATGCAGGAGACGATATTATTATCTGTCCAGGCTCTTCTGCAAATCTTAATGCTGCTGTTTATAATACCAGTGGAGCAGTAAATTATCTTTGGTCTCCTTCCACAACACTTAATAATGCAACAATAGCGAGTCCGGATGCATCTCCAAATAGCACAACACAATATATTGTTATTGTTGATAATGCTGTGGGCTGCTCTGAAACTGATACCGTTTTAGTAATTGTACAGGGCTCTGCGCTGAATGTTACACCAAATTCAATTCCAGCAAGCTGTTGGGGAGGAAGTGACGGCAGTGCTTCAGTAAACGTATCAGGGGGAACAGGTGGAACATATTCATACATTTGGGCTCCGGAAGGAAATACACAATCAAGCATAAATGGTTTAACTGCAGGATTATATATAGTAACAATTACAGATGATAATTCAAAATGCCATCATAAAGAAACTGTTATTATTAACCAACCCCTACGAATTAAGACTTTATATTCCGTTCAAAACACTAGCTGTCAAATTAATAATGGCAGCATTAATGTTCTCGGAGTTGAAAACGGAACTGCGCCTTATGTTTATACTGTAAACAATCAAGTAGATATTATGAATCTCTATTCAGGTAATAATATTTTAACAGTTTTAGATGCAAAAGGTTGTCAAATAACCGATACTGTTTATATTCCCAATATAGGTGAATCGGTTACAGCGGGATTCTTTCCTTCTGCTTTTACAGAAAAAACCCCGGCTGAAATTTTCTTTTCAAATACTTCAATAAATTCTACAAATTGGCTTTGGAATTTTGGTACTGGTGAAAAATCAAACCAGGAACATCCTTCCATGACTTATGAAAACAGGGGAAGTTATACTGTAATTCTTGTTGCTTCAAATATAGATGGATGTTCGGATACAATAAGCCTTGAAATAGTAATAGAAGAACCTTTGGATTTTATTATTCCCAATGTTTTTACTCCAAATGGGGATGGCAAAAATGATGTTTTTACTATAAAAGGGAAGGGAATGAGCACGTTCAACGGACAAATTTTTAACCGCTGGGGAAAGAAAATTTACGAATGGGAAAACAGCATGGAAGGATGGAATGGAAAGGAATCGGAAAATGGGGTTTATTTTTACGTCATAACTTTTACCGACTATTTAGGAGAAGATTTTAATTATTCAGGACAGCTTACTTTAATAAGATAA